The DNA segment GATCAGCATCACGTCACGCTGCCCGTCGGTCAGCGCGACGTCGACGAGCTCGTCGTCCAGGCGCAGGTCGATCGCGATGATCCCGGCGGTGCGCGGCCGGGAGAACGCATCGAGGCGGGTCTTCTTGACCACACCGTTGCGCGTGCAGAAGAAGACGTACTGATCCTCGCTGTACTCGCGCACCGCCAGCACTGCGTTGATCCGCTCGCCGGCTTCGAGCGGCAGCAGGTTGACGATCGGGCGTCCACGCGAACCGCGGCTCGCCATCGGCAGCTCGTAGACCTTCTTCCAGTAGACTTTGCCGCGGCTGGTGAAGCACAGCAGCGTGTCGTGGGTGCTGGCCACGAACAGTTTGTCGACGAAGTCCTCTTCCTTCATCTGGGTCGCGGATTTGCCACGCCCGCCGCGGCGTTGCGTCGCGTAGTCGGAGAGCGGCTGCGACTTCGCGTAACCCGCGTGCGAGAGCGTCACCACGAGGTCTTCCTCGTCGATCAGGTCCTCGACGCCGAGGTCTTCGTAGCTCGTCTGGATCACGGTGCGACGCGCATCGGCGTACTGCTCGCGGATCGCTTCGAGCTCTTCACGGATGACTTCGCGCAGGCGGTCGGGGCTGGTGAGAATCAGCATCAGCTCGGCGATCCGATCCAGGATCTCGCTGTACTCGCTGACGATCTTTTCCTGCTCCAGTCCGGTCAGGCGGTGCAACTGCATGTCGAGGATGGCGCGCGCCTGCGGCTCGGACAGGTGGTAGGCACCGTCAATCAGCCCGTACTGCTCGCCCAGGCCATCCGGACGGGAGGCACCCGCACCGGCGCGCTCGAGCATGCCAACCACGGCACCCGGGCGCCACGCACGTGCCACCAGCGCCGCGCGCGCCTCGGCGGCATTGGCCGAAGCCTTGATCAACTCGATGATCTCGTCAATGTTCTCAAGCGCGACCGTCAGCCCTTCGAGCACGTGGGCGCGCTCGCGTGCCTTGCGCAGCTCGTAGATGGTGCGGCGGGTCACGACCTCGCGGCGGTGCCGGACAAAGGCCTCGAGCACCTGCTTGAGGTTCAGCAGCCGCGGCTGGCCGTCCTCGAGCGCCACCATGTTGATGCCGAACACCGACTGGAGCTGCGTCTGCTTGTAGAGGTTGTTGATCATCACGTCAGCGGATTCGCCGCGACGCAGGTCGATCACCACCCGCATGCCGTCCTTGTCGGACTCGTCGCGCAAGCCGTCCGAGGCGATGCCGTCGATTTTCTTTTCCTTGACCAGCTCGGCGATCTTCTCGATCAGCCGCGCCTTGTTCACCTGGTACGGCAACTCGGTGATGATGATCGACTCGCGGCCGGTCTTCTTGTCGACCTCGATCTCGGTGGTGCCGCGCATGTAAATGCGGCCGCGTCCTGTCAGGTAGGCCTGGCGGATGCCTGCGGCGCCGTTGATGATGCCGGCGGTCGGGAAATCCGGGCCCGGCAGGTGCGCTTTCATGAGCTCGATGACGTCGATGTCGGGTCGGTCCAGCACTGCCAGGGTGGCGTCAACCACCTCGCCGAGGTTGTGCGGTGGGATGTTGGTCGCCATGCCGACGGCAATGCCGGCCGAGCCGTTGACCAGCAGGTTCGGGACCCGCGCCGGCAGCACCGTCGGCTCGCTCTCGGACTCGTCGTAGTTCGGCGCGAAGTCGACGGTTTCCTTGTCGATGTCCGCCAGCATCTCGTGCGCGATCCGCGTCATGCGCACTTCGGTGTACCGCATCGCGGCCGGGTTGTCGCCGTCGACCGAGCCGAAATTGCCCTGCCCGTCGATCAGCAGCGCCCGCATCGCAAAGGGCTGGGCCATGCGCACCATGGTGTCGTAGATTGCCGAGTCGCCGTGCGGGTGGTACTTACCCATGACATCACCGACGACGCGGGCCGACTTGCGGTAGGGCTTGTTGTAATCGTTGCCCTGCTCGTGCATCGAGTACAGCACCCGCCGGTGCACCGGCTTGAGCCCGTCGCGCACGTCGGGCAACGCGCGCCCCACGATCACGCTCATGGCGTAGTCGAGGTAGGACGTGCGCATCTCGTCCTCGAGATTT comes from the Pseudomonadota bacterium genome and includes:
- the gyrA gene encoding DNA gyrase subunit A, encoding MVDFAKEVVPVNLEDEMRTSYLDYAMSVIVGRALPDVRDGLKPVHRRVLYSMHEQGNDYNKPYRKSARVVGDVMGKYHPHGDSAIYDTMVRMAQPFAMRALLIDGQGNFGSVDGDNPAAMRYTEVRMTRIAHEMLADIDKETVDFAPNYDESESEPTVLPARVPNLLVNGSAGIAVGMATNIPPHNLGEVVDATLAVLDRPDIDVIELMKAHLPGPDFPTAGIINGAAGIRQAYLTGRGRIYMRGTTEIEVDKKTGRESIIITELPYQVNKARLIEKIAELVKEKKIDGIASDGLRDESDKDGMRVVIDLRRGESADVMINNLYKQTQLQSVFGINMVALEDGQPRLLNLKQVLEAFVRHRREVVTRRTIYELRKARERAHVLEGLTVALENIDEIIELIKASANAAEARAALVARAWRPGAVVGMLERAGAGASRPDGLGEQYGLIDGAYHLSEPQARAILDMQLHRLTGLEQEKIVSEYSEILDRIAELMLILTSPDRLREVIREELEAIREQYADARRTVIQTSYEDLGVEDLIDEEDLVVTLSHAGYAKSQPLSDYATQRRGGRGKSATQMKEEDFVDKLFVASTHDTLLCFTSRGKVYWKKVYELPMASRGSRGRPIVNLLPLEAGERINAVLAVREYSEDQYVFFCTRNGVVKKTRLDAFSRPRTAGIIAIDLRLDDELVDVALTDGQRDVMLIASGGRAMRFNESTVREMGRTAAGVRGIRIPETQRVVALLVMQDGKTVLTATDNGYGKRTPVEEYPAKGRAGQGVIDIKTSERNGEVIGAQLVSDDDEIMLISNGGTLVRTSVGEVSTLGRNTQGVRLIRLDDGDTLAQVERVDALEDDADADAALDDDSDAGTEPATDASGDAAAGDADQGDAEPPTDAS